Proteins co-encoded in one Gouania willdenowi chromosome 1, fGouWil2.1, whole genome shotgun sequence genomic window:
- the mcoln1a gene encoding LOW QUALITY PROTEIN: mucolipin-1a (The sequence of the model RefSeq protein was modified relative to this genomic sequence to represent the inferred CDS: inserted 1 base in 1 codon; deleted 1 base in 1 codon) — protein MAATGRRESSERDGLSTSVAGYGSMDNSSSEHQHHNSHDSNHNNHQCPSVTSGHWVPASQEEEAIRRKLKYFFMSPCDKYYAKGRKPFKLILQLLKIFFVTAQLVVFGLSNQVVVTFKEENTMTFKHLFLKDYDESSDDSFAVYTQQEVYDHIFYAVEQYLALPETTVGRYAYVFGVGVNXSALSLCQQYYRRGSIDPANDTFSIDPNIITECVGVDPLSVPIAPFTSSYKNFTLKFHKFINVTIEFQLKAINVQTIINNEIPDCYTFSITILLDNKAHSGKVNIRLDNQASIKECKDPSVSGHAENYTRVAFDVIVALVCLLSLLLCSRSILRGFMLQQEFVHFFKENLDRQVCWSDRLEFINGWYILLILSDILTIIGSIIKIGIEFKNLSTYDLCGILLGTSTLLVWVGVIRYLTFFQKYNILIITLRAAFPNVIRFCCCVAVIYLGYCFCGWIVLGPYHVKFRSLSMVSECLFSLINGDDMFVTFSELQESSTMVWLFSQIYLYTFISLFIYMVLSLFIALITGAYETIKHQTQEPIHITDLHAFIAECTDAPNSGKFRGLETSPCSFFCCCDRTTTYEDVLLVN, from the exons ATGGCTGCGACAGGACGCCGAGAATCATCAG agcGAGACGGACTTTCCACTTCAGTGGCTGGCTACGGCTCGATGGACAACAGCAGTAGTGAACACCAACACCACAACAGCCATGACAGCAACCACAACAACCATCAGTGTCCCTCAGTAACAAGTGGGCACTGGGTCCCGGCCAGTCAGGAAGAGGAAGCCATTCGCAGGAAGTTGAAATACTTCTTCATGAGCCCCTGTGATAAGTACTACGCAAAGGGTCGCAAGCCTTTTAAACTAATCCTGCAGCTGCTCAAGATCTTTTTCGTCACTGCtcag CTAGTGGTGTTTGGTCTGAGTAATCAGGTGGTTGTGACCTTTAAGGAGGAAAACACAATGACGTTCAAGCACCTCTTCCTCAAAGACTACGATGAATCCTCAGATGACTCCTTTGCTGTTTATACTCAGCAGGAAGTCTATGACCACATCTTCTACGCTGTAGAGCAG TATCTGGCCCTA CCCGAGACAACAGTGGGACGTTATGCGTACGTCTTTGGTGTTGGAGTAA GCAGTGCACTGTCACTCTGTCAGCAGTACTACAGGAGAGGAAGTATCGACCCAGCCAACGACACCTTCAGCATAGATCCTAACATCATAACAG AATGTGTTGGTGTGGACCCTCTATCTGTCCCGATCGCTCCGTTTACCAGCAGCTACAAGAACTTTACACTCAAGTTCCACAA GTTTATCAATGTCACCATAGAGTTCCAGCTGAAAGCGATTAACGTACAGACTATCATCAACAATGAGATACCTGACTGCTACACCTTTTCTATAACA ATACTTCTGGACAATAAGGCTCACAGTGGAAAGGTGAACATTCGCTTAGATAACCAAGCTTCCATCAAGGAGTGTAAGGACCCCAGCGTCTCAGGACATG CTGAGAACTACACACGTGTGGCGTTCGATGTCATTGTGGCTCTggtgtgtttgctgtcactacTGCTGTGCTCTCGCTCCATACTTCGGGGCTTTATGTTGCAGcag gagtttgtgcatttctttaagGAGAATCTGGATCGGCAGGTTTGCTGGTCTGACCGGCTGGAGTTTATAAACGGCTGGTATATCCTCCTCATTCTCAGTGACATCCTCACCATTATAGGCAGCATCATTAAAATCGGCATTGAGTTCAAG AATCTTTCCACCTATGATCTCTGTGGGATTCTCTTAGGAACCTCCACCCTCCTGGTGTGGGTTGGAGTCATTCGTTATCTCACGTTCTTTCAGAAGTACAAT ATCCTGATTATCACTCTTCGGGCAGCATTTCCCAATGTCATTCGCTTCTGCTGCTGTGTGGCCGTCATTTATCTTGGCTACTGCTTCTGTGGCTGGATTGTCCTTGGACCGTACCATGTCAAG TTCCGCTCTCTGTCCATGGTGTCCGAGTGCCTGTTCTCCCTCATTAATGGCGACGACATGTTTGTGACGTTCTCAGAATTGCAGGAGAGCAGTACGATGGTGTGGCTCTTCAGTCAAATTTACCTGTACACATTTATCTCCCTCTTCATCTACATGGTGCTGTCTCTATTTATCGCTCTCATCACAGGAGCTTATGAGACAATCAAG CACCAAACCCAGGAGCCCATTCACATCACCGACCTTCATGCTTTTATAGCCGAGTGCACTGATGCACCAAACTCAGGGAAGTTCAGGGGTCTGGAGACGTCGCCGTGctcctttttctgctgctgtgaCAG AACAACTACGTATGAAGATGTGCTGCTGGTGAACTGA
- the LOC114469555 gene encoding enkurin-like, which yields MATKPRYVSVHRPRIMKESGMGKNQRKTWGPAQEELPNPKNYLRKHSREQKLPETITINPPKYSSVNQRLLALPPRREKLAQENLHFVRNQETSPGLPKIAIPLPKMTLTRLNVDSEGPQKVTVFPEIITPVPRKPVPTCVDTCKGHKYLLKNSGLVPQHALKKGYGEAPRFVHQHKQKVIQKAKEQERRIQEHEAKRAQEYADANNVLEDLEQKLETLFVEHHRLPVVLDLRHNQIRKEKIEKAMDQVEKDIERVKRFIANYYSS from the exons ATGGCGACCAAACCAAG ATATGTTTCCGTACACCGGCCTAGGATTATGAAGGAGTCAGGGATGGGAAAGAATCAAAGGAAAACATGGGGACCAGCTCAAGAGGAATTACCCAATCCTAAAAACTATCTAAGAAAGCATTCAAGGGAGCAGAAATTGCCTGAGA cTATCACCATCAATCCTCCTAAATACAGCTCTGTGAATCAACGACTGTTGGCATTACCTCCTCGGCGAGAAAAACTAGCTCAGGAGAATCTCCACTTTGTAAGAAATCAAGAGACGAGCCCGGGGTTACCAAAAATAGCCATTCCATTGCCAAAGATGACTCTTACAAGGCTGAATGTAGACAGTGAAGGGCCACAGAAGGTAACTGTATTCCCAGAGATTATCACTCCTGTGCCACGAAAACCAGTGCCTACATGTGTGGACACCTGCAAGGGACACAAATATCTTCTGAAAAACTCTGGACTTGTCCCTCAACACGCTCTAAAAAAG GGTTATGGTGAGGCACCGAGGTTTGTAcatcaacacaaacaaaaagtaaTACAAAAGGCTAAAGAACAGGAAAGAAGGATTCAAGAACACGAGGCTAAAAGGGCCCAGGAATATGCTGATGCAAATAACGTGCTGGAG GACCTGGAGCAGAAGTTGGAAACCCTGTTTGTTGAGCATCATCGCCTCCCAGTGGTCCTTGATTTGCGTCATAATCAAATACGCAAGGAAAAGATTGAAAAGGCGATGGACCAAGTGGAAAAGGACATCGAGCGTGTCAAGAGATTTATAGCTAACTATTACAGTAGTTAG